In Temnothorax longispinosus isolate EJ_2023e chromosome 2, Tlon_JGU_v1, whole genome shotgun sequence, one DNA window encodes the following:
- the Alas gene encoding 5-aminolevulinate synthase, erythroid-specific, mitochondrial isoform X2: MNMLIRQYARRGASARRPVNAAKDLLKTMPCPFLTRLSANYVRNYGTSLIMNYRQLCPVMSRLFSTMTESEESQPIPEPIQNQCPFLSRERDAVKKASPAMEEDVINLGEQKEEGAQFPYEEFFHEQIMRKKKDHSYRVFKKVNRLAENFPVAMEYSWGEKPITVWCSNDYLGMSRHPAVISAVREALDKFGAGAGGTRNISGNSMGHEKLEKRLAQLHDKEAGLLFTSCFVANDSTLFTLARILPGCHVFSDAGNHASMIQGIRNSGVPKHIFRHNDVEHLEELLSKVDRSVPKIVAFETVHSMTGDICPLKELCDVAHKYGAITFVDEVHAVGLYGYTGAGIGERDWVLDKMDIISGTLGKAFGNVGGYIVGSARLIDMIRSYAAGFIFTTSLPPTVLYGALTSVEILASDEGRSLRTNHQKNVAYMKSILTAAGLPLEPSPSHIIPIKIGDPLVCSQIADHLLRDKGHYVQAINYPTVPKGEEKLRLAPTPKHTRDMMDKFMRDTLNVFHQLNISTKPNDAPRAILVH, from the exons ATGAACATG CTGATCCGACAGTACGCCCGACGCGGTGCCAGCGCTCGTCGTCCCGTTAACGCTGCAAAAG ATCTTCTGAAAACAATGCCGTGCCCTTTCTTGACTCGTCTGTCCGCAAACTACGTTCGCAATTACGGAACGTCCCTGATAATGAATTACCGGCAGCTCTGCCCAGTAATGTCAAGATTGTTCAGTACGATGACGGAGTCGGAAGAGTCTCAGCCGATTCCCGAGCCTATACAGAATCAGTGTCCCTTCTTGTCCAGAGAGCGGGACGCCGTCAAGAAAGCCAGTCCAGCGATGGAGGAAGATGTTATCAATCTAGGTGAACAGAAGGAAGAGGGGGCGCAGTTCCCTTATGAGGAATTCTTCCACGAGCAAATTATGCGTAAGAAGAAGGATCATTCGTACCGGGTGTTCAAGAAGGTGAATCGTCTGGCTGAAAACTTTCCGGTAGCCATGGAATACTCATGGGGCGAGAAACCGATAACCGTATGGTGCTCCAATGATTATCTAGGAATGTCGCGTCATCCCGCGGTGATCAGCGCGGTCCGAGAAGCGTTGGATAAGTTTGGCGCTGGTGCCGGGGGTACGAGAAACATCTCGGGCAACTCCATGGGTCATGAGAAGTTGGAGAAGCGGCTGGCGCAGCTGCACGATAAGGAAGCCGGTTTGCTCTTCACCTCCTGCTTCGTTGCCAATGACTCTACTCTGTTTACGCTAGCCAGAATTCTGCCAGGTTGCCACGTGTTCTCCGACGCCGGGAATCACGCCTCCATGATACAGGGGATAAGAAACAGCGGCGTGCCGAAGCACATATTCCGGCACAACGACGTGGAGCATCTGGAGGAGCTCCTGTCGAAGGTGGACAGAAGCGTGCCAAAAATCGTGGCGTTCGAGACGGTGCATTCTATGACCGGCGATATCTGCCCGTTGAAGGAGTTGTGCGACGTCGCGCACAAGTACGGGGCGATAACATTCGTCGACGAGGTCCACGCGGTCGGTCTGTACGGCTACACCGGCGCCGGTATCGGCGAAAGAGATTGGGTGCTTGATAAAATGGATATTATATCCGGCACCTTGGGAAAGGCCTTTGGCAACGTGGGCGGCTACATCGTTGGTTCCGCGAGGCTGATTGATATGATAAGAAGTTACGCGGCCGGCTTTATTTTTACCACTTCGCTACCGCCCACCGTGCTATACGGAGCCTTGACTTCCGTCGAGATTTTGGCATCGGACGAGGGCAGGTCATTGAGGACGAATCACCAGAAAAATGTGGCCTATATGAAGTCTATTCTTACTGCCGCCGGTCTTCCGTTAGAACCGTCGCCTTCTCATATAATTCCAATAAAG ataGGAGATCCATTGGTGTGTAGCCAGATAGCGGACCATTTATTAAGAGACAAAGGGCACTATGTGCAAGCTATAAATTACCCTACGGTTCCAAAGGGCGAAGAGAAATTAAGACTAGCTCCAACACCGAAACACACTCGGGATATGATGGATAAATTTATGCGAGACACGTTGAATGTTTTTCATCAACTGAATATATCCACCAAACCGAACGATGCGCCGCGTGCTATCCTGGTTCATTGa
- the Alas gene encoding 5-aminolevulinate synthase isoform X1, whose product MYDTAACVVCVSSGFVAEPSGHEELGFSRIISRTFLVWPSRRVSSWRVSPHRGGLSVSALRFRFQLIRQYARRGASARRPVNAAKDLLKTMPCPFLTRLSANYVRNYGTSLIMNYRQLCPVMSRLFSTMTESEESQPIPEPIQNQCPFLSRERDAVKKASPAMEEDVINLGEQKEEGAQFPYEEFFHEQIMRKKKDHSYRVFKKVNRLAENFPVAMEYSWGEKPITVWCSNDYLGMSRHPAVISAVREALDKFGAGAGGTRNISGNSMGHEKLEKRLAQLHDKEAGLLFTSCFVANDSTLFTLARILPGCHVFSDAGNHASMIQGIRNSGVPKHIFRHNDVEHLEELLSKVDRSVPKIVAFETVHSMTGDICPLKELCDVAHKYGAITFVDEVHAVGLYGYTGAGIGERDWVLDKMDIISGTLGKAFGNVGGYIVGSARLIDMIRSYAAGFIFTTSLPPTVLYGALTSVEILASDEGRSLRTNHQKNVAYMKSILTAAGLPLEPSPSHIIPIKIGDPLVCSQIADHLLRDKGHYVQAINYPTVPKGEEKLRLAPTPKHTRDMMDKFMRDTLNVFHQLNISTKPNDAPRAILVH is encoded by the exons ATGTATGATACGGCCGCATGCGTCGTGTGCGTCAGTAGTGGGTTCGTTGCCGAGCCGAGCGGTCATGAGGAGTTGGGGTTCTCTCGCATAATCAGTCGGACTTTCCTCGTTTGGCCATCCCGTCGCGTTTCCTCTTGGCGTGTTTCTCCGCACCGAGGTGGACTTTCAGTCTCAGCGTTACGTTTCCGCTTTCAGCTGATCCGACAGTACGCCCGACGCGGTGCCAGCGCTCGTCGTCCCGTTAACGCTGCAAAAG ATCTTCTGAAAACAATGCCGTGCCCTTTCTTGACTCGTCTGTCCGCAAACTACGTTCGCAATTACGGAACGTCCCTGATAATGAATTACCGGCAGCTCTGCCCAGTAATGTCAAGATTGTTCAGTACGATGACGGAGTCGGAAGAGTCTCAGCCGATTCCCGAGCCTATACAGAATCAGTGTCCCTTCTTGTCCAGAGAGCGGGACGCCGTCAAGAAAGCCAGTCCAGCGATGGAGGAAGATGTTATCAATCTAGGTGAACAGAAGGAAGAGGGGGCGCAGTTCCCTTATGAGGAATTCTTCCACGAGCAAATTATGCGTAAGAAGAAGGATCATTCGTACCGGGTGTTCAAGAAGGTGAATCGTCTGGCTGAAAACTTTCCGGTAGCCATGGAATACTCATGGGGCGAGAAACCGATAACCGTATGGTGCTCCAATGATTATCTAGGAATGTCGCGTCATCCCGCGGTGATCAGCGCGGTCCGAGAAGCGTTGGATAAGTTTGGCGCTGGTGCCGGGGGTACGAGAAACATCTCGGGCAACTCCATGGGTCATGAGAAGTTGGAGAAGCGGCTGGCGCAGCTGCACGATAAGGAAGCCGGTTTGCTCTTCACCTCCTGCTTCGTTGCCAATGACTCTACTCTGTTTACGCTAGCCAGAATTCTGCCAGGTTGCCACGTGTTCTCCGACGCCGGGAATCACGCCTCCATGATACAGGGGATAAGAAACAGCGGCGTGCCGAAGCACATATTCCGGCACAACGACGTGGAGCATCTGGAGGAGCTCCTGTCGAAGGTGGACAGAAGCGTGCCAAAAATCGTGGCGTTCGAGACGGTGCATTCTATGACCGGCGATATCTGCCCGTTGAAGGAGTTGTGCGACGTCGCGCACAAGTACGGGGCGATAACATTCGTCGACGAGGTCCACGCGGTCGGTCTGTACGGCTACACCGGCGCCGGTATCGGCGAAAGAGATTGGGTGCTTGATAAAATGGATATTATATCCGGCACCTTGGGAAAGGCCTTTGGCAACGTGGGCGGCTACATCGTTGGTTCCGCGAGGCTGATTGATATGATAAGAAGTTACGCGGCCGGCTTTATTTTTACCACTTCGCTACCGCCCACCGTGCTATACGGAGCCTTGACTTCCGTCGAGATTTTGGCATCGGACGAGGGCAGGTCATTGAGGACGAATCACCAGAAAAATGTGGCCTATATGAAGTCTATTCTTACTGCCGCCGGTCTTCCGTTAGAACCGTCGCCTTCTCATATAATTCCAATAAAG ataGGAGATCCATTGGTGTGTAGCCAGATAGCGGACCATTTATTAAGAGACAAAGGGCACTATGTGCAAGCTATAAATTACCCTACGGTTCCAAAGGGCGAAGAGAAATTAAGACTAGCTCCAACACCGAAACACACTCGGGATATGATGGATAAATTTATGCGAGACACGTTGAATGTTTTTCATCAACTGAATATATCCACCAAACCGAACGATGCGCCGCGTGCTATCCTGGTTCATTGa
- the LOC139808272 gene encoding beta-1,4-N-acetylgalactosaminyltransferase bre-4, which produces MKNFVSILKIIFLNHARGLSYTVTMTLLLVYCLHPARFASHYAYIKTENIYYEMERSYPPRDNSCVIPVSGSSQLLYPEEHPREDPVVMARRLGILPGGQWKPLNCHPLFNVAIILPYRNRQTQLAIFMNYIHPFLQSQNLDYRIFVIEQSPMREFNRAKLFNVGYAEATKINDFHCFIFQDIDLIPQNPDNIYACTKMPRHMSSSVNTFRYNLPYTGLFGGAIALTRKQFERVNGFSNVFYGWGGEDDDFYSRLQSRGFQITRFGPNVAQYYMLTHKKEPPSTTRFANLETGARRYDTDGLSNLEYRVLNHQLRPLYSWILADV; this is translated from the exons ATGAAGAACTTCGTCAGTATCTTGAAAATCATCTTCCTGAATCACGCGCGCGGACTGTCCTACACGGTGACGATGACGCTCCTGTTGGTCTACTGTCTTCATCCGGCGCGATTCGCCTCTCACTACGCCTACATCAAGACTGAGAATATCTACTACGAGATGGAGAGATCGTACCCGCCGCGGGACAATTCCTGCGTGATCCCCGTCAGCGGGTCCTCCCAGCTGCTCTATCCGGAGGAGCATCCCCGGGAGGATCCGGTGGTGATGGCACGTCGACTTGGCATCCTACCGGGCGGCCAGTGGAAGCCCCTCAATTGCCATCCTCTCTTCAACGTGGCCATCATCCTGCCGTACCGCAACCGGCAGACTCAGCTTGCCATCTTCATGAATTACATACATCCGTTTCTGCAGTCGCAGAACCTGGACTACCGGATATTTGTGATCGAGCAGAGCCCGATGCGCGAGTTCAATCGTGCCAAGCTCTTCAACGTCGGCTACGCCGAGGCAACCAAGATCAACGATTTCCACTGTTTCATTTTCCAAGACATAGACCTGATACCGCAGAATCCCGACAATATCTACGCGTGCACCAAAATGCCCAGGCATATGAGCTCCAGTGTAAATACCTTTCGATATAATCTACCTTACACCGGCCTGTTTGGAGGCGCGATAGCGTTGACGAGGAAACAGTTTGAAAGAGTAAACGGATTTTCCAATGTTTTCTACGGTTGGGGCGGAGAGGACGATGACTTCTACAGTCGTTTACAGTCCAGGGGCTTTCAG ATAACGCGTTTCGGGCCTAATGTGGCGCAGTATTATATGCTGACGCATAAGAAGGAACCTCCCAGTACTACGAGATTTGCAAATTTGGAGACTGGTGCTCGAAGATATGACACTGATGGTCTTAGCAATCTAGAATACAGAGTACTAAATCATCAATTGCGACCATTGTACTCTTGGATTTTAGCTGACGTGTAA
- the Alas gene encoding 5-aminolevulinate synthase, erythroid-specific, mitochondrial isoform X3, which produces MPCPFLTRLSANYVRNYGTSLIMNYRQLCPVMSRLFSTMTESEESQPIPEPIQNQCPFLSRERDAVKKASPAMEEDVINLGEQKEEGAQFPYEEFFHEQIMRKKKDHSYRVFKKVNRLAENFPVAMEYSWGEKPITVWCSNDYLGMSRHPAVISAVREALDKFGAGAGGTRNISGNSMGHEKLEKRLAQLHDKEAGLLFTSCFVANDSTLFTLARILPGCHVFSDAGNHASMIQGIRNSGVPKHIFRHNDVEHLEELLSKVDRSVPKIVAFETVHSMTGDICPLKELCDVAHKYGAITFVDEVHAVGLYGYTGAGIGERDWVLDKMDIISGTLGKAFGNVGGYIVGSARLIDMIRSYAAGFIFTTSLPPTVLYGALTSVEILASDEGRSLRTNHQKNVAYMKSILTAAGLPLEPSPSHIIPIKIGDPLVCSQIADHLLRDKGHYVQAINYPTVPKGEEKLRLAPTPKHTRDMMDKFMRDTLNVFHQLNISTKPNDAPRAILVH; this is translated from the exons ATGCCGTGCCCTTTCTTGACTCGTCTGTCCGCAAACTACGTTCGCAATTACGGAACGTCCCTGATAATGAATTACCGGCAGCTCTGCCCAGTAATGTCAAGATTGTTCAGTACGATGACGGAGTCGGAAGAGTCTCAGCCGATTCCCGAGCCTATACAGAATCAGTGTCCCTTCTTGTCCAGAGAGCGGGACGCCGTCAAGAAAGCCAGTCCAGCGATGGAGGAAGATGTTATCAATCTAGGTGAACAGAAGGAAGAGGGGGCGCAGTTCCCTTATGAGGAATTCTTCCACGAGCAAATTATGCGTAAGAAGAAGGATCATTCGTACCGGGTGTTCAAGAAGGTGAATCGTCTGGCTGAAAACTTTCCGGTAGCCATGGAATACTCATGGGGCGAGAAACCGATAACCGTATGGTGCTCCAATGATTATCTAGGAATGTCGCGTCATCCCGCGGTGATCAGCGCGGTCCGAGAAGCGTTGGATAAGTTTGGCGCTGGTGCCGGGGGTACGAGAAACATCTCGGGCAACTCCATGGGTCATGAGAAGTTGGAGAAGCGGCTGGCGCAGCTGCACGATAAGGAAGCCGGTTTGCTCTTCACCTCCTGCTTCGTTGCCAATGACTCTACTCTGTTTACGCTAGCCAGAATTCTGCCAGGTTGCCACGTGTTCTCCGACGCCGGGAATCACGCCTCCATGATACAGGGGATAAGAAACAGCGGCGTGCCGAAGCACATATTCCGGCACAACGACGTGGAGCATCTGGAGGAGCTCCTGTCGAAGGTGGACAGAAGCGTGCCAAAAATCGTGGCGTTCGAGACGGTGCATTCTATGACCGGCGATATCTGCCCGTTGAAGGAGTTGTGCGACGTCGCGCACAAGTACGGGGCGATAACATTCGTCGACGAGGTCCACGCGGTCGGTCTGTACGGCTACACCGGCGCCGGTATCGGCGAAAGAGATTGGGTGCTTGATAAAATGGATATTATATCCGGCACCTTGGGAAAGGCCTTTGGCAACGTGGGCGGCTACATCGTTGGTTCCGCGAGGCTGATTGATATGATAAGAAGTTACGCGGCCGGCTTTATTTTTACCACTTCGCTACCGCCCACCGTGCTATACGGAGCCTTGACTTCCGTCGAGATTTTGGCATCGGACGAGGGCAGGTCATTGAGGACGAATCACCAGAAAAATGTGGCCTATATGAAGTCTATTCTTACTGCCGCCGGTCTTCCGTTAGAACCGTCGCCTTCTCATATAATTCCAATAAAG ataGGAGATCCATTGGTGTGTAGCCAGATAGCGGACCATTTATTAAGAGACAAAGGGCACTATGTGCAAGCTATAAATTACCCTACGGTTCCAAAGGGCGAAGAGAAATTAAGACTAGCTCCAACACCGAAACACACTCGGGATATGATGGATAAATTTATGCGAGACACGTTGAATGTTTTTCATCAACTGAATATATCCACCAAACCGAACGATGCGCCGCGTGCTATCCTGGTTCATTGa